Proteins from a single region of Heterodontus francisci isolate sHetFra1 chromosome 29, sHetFra1.hap1, whole genome shotgun sequence:
- the LOC137346305 gene encoding interferon-induced very large GTPase 1-like, whose amino-acid sequence MDWKVFYSFLLLLSPTAASDRFLCWLRVSTIFLPVILSITVGALLILIWLYLQSNVSARLSQETDLTLHHPETMDNEVELESTESDPQIKTEPFQRGSQVRTSPHDPVDGNKTTTVQEQSSVQTDTAIPANNVPDVKRNPDNDIVEFLTELGLENKKLSLSDVLDINTETLQNKSPNSPQDIPGYFLRNLMMVNSEARNLKYKPTDTQNQSESDELDFLCQDENCEGLYHPLDIIVSIFLCADPFLQQELMLKMSLCQFALPLLLPVGNKGCTFLLWALRSIVKKWRPLSLRDNAGFKETNMVTASIPTFSFIRLGSCSISKSMILNEVLSPSQQHHNIFIHHQMECGNLPRKISAGLVELCWYLPSGSEELDLFPEPITILNLRGDAKEFHTQLQFLVNVSSAVFIFIDNIDSSLSKRLKSLGQSPASTFIVLTGSSVSGETKEHLKDFINSSEFKKNQILSRGMRNNAEFTETLRSTVKKTLEITQQQKTGQDTKSLEELAVTASHIGIVIDEDDKLCSQCKASSENIYNSIKREAISQYKSEYMSFQGFTWQQVSKIEKQQCRPKQGDEKSIQTYCNELEEKKRKLRNEQREKGISADMKTFITALTDRKEREYFLKWMKFGLDSRSRETLSVLREDYKSLYQKSQEEAKKQKDSTTNKRLQELDQQITASSLGLEHFMREIGLIYETLINQNNCDEEEKSIVQKLPHIAADLMLDAFPLELIDGDVSNIPLQWITAVLEAVEQRIGRETCVFVLTVLGVQSTGKSTLLNTMFGLQFAVSSGRCTRGAFVQLIKITGDLQTELGCGYIMVIDTEGLKAPELSNIDNSYEHDNELATLVIGLSDVTLVNIAMENSTEMKDVLQIAVHAFIRMKDVGKRPVCYFVHQNVSDVSAHDQNIAGRKHLLEQLDVMTRAAAKMEKQDRQFTKFSDVLEYDAKENNWNIPGLWHGNPPMAAVNTGYSHKVFELKKRLFENLKEKRIKGRTSTISEFIQWTKSLWNAVKYENFIFSFRNSLVAEAYKDLSVEYTELEWELRKEIHSFLVRAQNRIFNTELDPESVAQSLKRERVVFLNEMKEKALQQLKAYYSTSNNSNLVEKYREDFVCSLNSLIIERGMYVDRKCDEAVQRRRAMQELNDIKAKYQSQIEDQVNKLLKQYRQENRKMNETQLENAFENMWQKTISTFKYSPPQRADIMKDMILILYQNMSVDNNLLNQQLNKKTLRDLSVENLQVIQDYLCLTHSYIPNVLTNRKEKVIERAQQLVDQWARECKQFVKQTADREQDYDSNHYRELLKVIDDKIQKHQDQTFTFKKCFSADFKLHICGFAVIKYEKMHTRFRKRNDPLEQLDKEKAAYCQSFKDIYQEKDQTKQRAELFCKNCLIPAIIQAVDNKLGLEIVQHMRYHCKGGKFLYRKNFQVALMLQLKEVDSFAGYYHYLLDTVSMEKDWLEEQVIQHCAATHDKQVPLLCSLALDILQGIISRVREALKDITPPDNENSVVGFIQAVKEKLGDEIQIPQETLGTVTFQSDKINPQNFKQEIESFISKNDLTERVNDWGKDIAGKITALPTDPSSELYTMLGGCGEQCPFCGVLCDCTNREHSQHSAEYHRSQGLSGCKNINTEELISENCTILIAGDDCFKNKDTDGKWIPYKNYRTVNDKYSCWNIPADTSIETSAYWKWVLSKYNEQFAKTHSAKPASDISSWKISWANVKTDIEDKYNVKIDEFH is encoded by the exons ATCGATTTCTTTGTTGGCTCAGAGTTTCGACAATCTTTCTTCCAGTGATTCTTTCCATCACAGTTGGTGCTCTGCTGATTTTGATCTGGCTCTACCTTCAATCTAATG TTTCAGCACGACTATCTCAGGAGACTGACCTCACTCTCCATCACCCGGAAACCATGGATAATGAAGTGGAACTGGAGTCGACTGAATCCGACCCACAGATCAAAACGGAGccttttcagagagggtcacaggtcAGAACAAGTCCACATGACCCAGTGGACGGTAACAAAACCACAACTGTACAAGAACAGAGTTCAGTCCAAACAGACACTGCAATTCCTGCAAACAATGTTCCTGATGTTAAACGTAATCCAGACAACGATATTGTAGAATTCTTAACCGAACTGGGGTTAGAAAACAAGAAGTTGTCCCTGAGCGATGTCCTTGACATAAACACAGAAACACTTCAAAATAAATCACCCAATTCACCTCAGGATATTCCTGGATATTTTCTCCGTAATTTAATGATGGTCAATTCAGAGGCAAGAAACTTGAAATACAAACCAACTGACACACAAAATCAGTCAGAATCTGATGAGTTGGATTTTCTGTGTCAGGATGAAAACTGTGAAGGTTTATACCATCCCTTGGATATCATTGTGTCTATTTTCCTTTGTGCTGACCCATTCCTCCAGCAGGAGCTGATGTTGAAGATGTCTCTGTGCCAGTTTGCATTGCCTCTATTACTGCCTGTTGGTAACAAGGGCTGCACCTTCCTACTGTGGGCCCTGCGCTCCATCGTCAAGAAATGGCGCCCACTCTCACTCCGAGACAATGCAGGCTTTAAGGAAACAAACATGGTGACCGCCAGCATTCCGACCTTTTCCTTTATTAGACTCGGTTCCTGTTCCATCTCTAAATCTATGATTCTAAATGAAGTCCTCAGTCCCTCCCAGCAACATCACAACATCTTCATCCATCACCAAATGGAGTGTGGAAATCTACCTCGCAAGATTTCTGCTGGTCTTGTCGAGTTGTGCTGGTACCTGCCCAGTGGGAGTGAGGAACTGGATCTTTTCCCAGAACCAATAACTATATTAAACCTTCGAGGTGATGCTAAAGAGTTCCACACACAGCTTCAATTTCTGGTAAATGTCTCTTcagctgtttttatttttattgatAATATTGACAGCAGTTTAAGCAAGAGGCTGAAGTCCCTCGGCCAGTCTCCAGCGAGTACATTCATAGTGCTTACTGGGAGCAGTGTGAGCGGTGAGACTAAAGAACACTTAAAGGACTTCATTAATTCCTCAGAGTTTAAAAAGAATCAAATCTTATCACGAGGAATGAGAAACAATGCAGAGTTTACTGAGACACTGCGATCCACAGTGAAAAAAACCCTGGAAATAACCCAACAACAGAAGACTGGTCAGGACACCAAGAGTTTGGAGGAACTGGCAGTAACTGCAAGCCACATAGGAATTGTAATAGATGAGGATGACAAGCTGTGTTCACAATGCAAAGCAAGTTCTGAAAACATTTATAATTCTATTAAAAGAGAGGCCATTAGTCAATACAAATCAGAATATATGTCTTTTCAGGGTTTCACTTGGCAACAGGTTtccaaaatagaaaagcaacaatgTCGTCCAAAACAGGGAGATGAAAAGTCGATACAAACATATTGTAATGAACTTGAGGAAAAGAAGAGAAAACTGCGAAATGAGCAACGAGAGAAAGGTATATCAGCTGATATGAAAACATTCATTACAGCCCTGACAGACAGAAAGGAGAGGGAATATTTCCTGAAATGGATGAAATTCGGGTTAGATTCCAGATCGAGAGAGACTCTCTCTGTTTTACGTGAAGATTACAAATCTCTGTATCAGAAATCACAGGAAGAGGCAAAGAAGCAGAAAGACTCGACAACCAACAAGCGGTTACAGGAATTAGACCAACAGATAACTGCCAGCTCCCTCGGACTCGAACATTTCATGCGAGAAATCGGGCTGATCTATGAAACGTTGATAAACCAGAATAATTGTGATGAGGAAGAGAAATCCATTGTACAAAAGTTACCCCACATTGCTGCTGATCTGATGTTGGATGCGTTCCCTCTGGAGCTCATTGATGGAGATGTTTCCAACATCCCTTTACAGTGGATCACTGCTGTACTGGAGGCAGTTGAACAGAGGATTGGCAGAGAAACCTGTGTGTTTGTGCTGACAGTGCTGGGTGTGCAGAGTACAGGCAAGTCCACTCTTCTCAACACCATGTTTGGTTTACAGTTTGCTGTGAGCAGTGGTCGGTGTACTCGTGGGGCCTTCGTGCAGCTCATTAAGATTACAGGGGATCTGCAGACTGAGCTGGGCTGTGGGTACATCATGGTGATCGACACTGAGGGGCTGAAAGCACCAGAACTATCAAACATTGATAACAGCTATGAACATGACAATGAGCTCGCCACCCTGGTGATCGGGTTAAGTGATGTAACATTAGTAAATATAGCCATGGAAAACTCCACAGAGATGAAGGATGTGCTGCAGATAGCGGTCCATGCATTTATACGAATGAAAGACGTGGGGAAAAGGCCAGTTTGTTACTTTGTCCACCAGAATGTGAGTGATGTGTCTGCTCATGATCAGAATATCGCAGGCCGCAAACATCTGCTGGAACAGCTGGATGTGATGACACGAGCAGCGGCTAAAATGGAAAAACAAGATCGACAGTTCACCAAGTTCTCGGATGTGTTGGAGTACGATGCAAAGGAAAACAACTGGAATATCCCAGGCCTGTGGCACGGGAATCCTCCCATGGCAGCTGTTAATACCGGCTACAGTCACAAGGTGTTTGAGCTGAAAAAAAGGCTTTTTGAGAATCTGAAAGAGAAGAGAATTAAAGGGAGAACATCGACCATCTCTGAGTTTATCCAGTGGACTAAATCCCTGTGGAACGCAGTGAAATATGAAAATTTCATCTTCAGTTTCCGGAACAGTTTGGTAGCTGAAGCTTACAAGGATCTTTCTGTCGAATACACTGAGCTGGAGTGGGAACTGAGGAAAGAGATACATTCCTTCCTGGTAAGGGCACAGAACAGAATTTTTAATACCGAACTGGATCCAGAAAGTGTAGCTCAAAGTTTGAAGAGAGAACGGGTTGTATTTCTCAATGAAATGAAAGAAAAAGCTCTCCAGCAATTGAAGGCCTATTATTCCACCAGCAATAACTCAAACCTTGTTGAAAAATACAGGGAGGATTTTGTCTGCAGCTTGAACTCTCTGATCATTGAACGTGGAATGTATGTGGACAGGAAGTGTGATGAGGCAGTGCAGAGGAGGAGAGCTATGCAGGAACTGAATGATATTAAGGCCAAGTATCAGAGTCAGATTGAAGACCAGGTTAATAAACTTCTGAAACAGTATAGGCAGGAGAATAGGAAAATGAATGAAACACAACTGGAGAATGCATTTGAGAATATGTGGCAGAAAACAATTTCAACATTTAAATATTCTCCACCACAGAGAGCCGATATTATGAAGGACATGATATTGATTCTATACCAGAATATGTCAGTGGACAACAACCTCCTCAACCAGCAACTTAACAAGAAAACCCTGCGTGACCTGAGTGTTGAAAATCTCCAAGTTATTCAAGATTATCTGTGCCTAACACATTCATATATTCCTAATGTACTCACAAACCGAAAAGAAAAAGTAATTGAAAGAGCCCAGCAGCTGGTAGATCAGTGGGCGAGAGAGTGTAAACAGTTTGTGAAGCAGACCGCAGACCGGGAGCAGGATTATGATTCTAACCATTACAGAGAACTCCTGAAAGTAATAGATGATAAAATCCAGAAACACCAGGACCAGACATTCACTTTTAAGAAATGTTTCAGTGCAGATTTTAAGCTTCACATTTGTGGATTTGCAGTTATAAAATATGAAAAAATGCACACAAGGTTCAGGAAGAGAAATGATCCCCTGGAACAGTTAGACAAGGAGAAAGCTGCCTACTGTCAAAGCTTTAAGGATATTTACCAGGAGAAAGATCAAACCAAACAGAGAGCAGAACTGTTCTGTAAAAATTGCCTGATCCCGGCCATAATCCAAGCTGTTGATAATAAACTGGGATTGGAGATTGTGCAGCACATGAGATACCACTGCAAAGGTGGAAAATTCTTATACCGGAAAAACTTCCAAGTGGCTCTGATGCTCCAATTGAAGGAGGTAGACAGTTTTGCTGGGTATTACCATTATTTACTAGACACTGTGTCAATGGAAAAAGATTGGCTTGAGGAACAAGTTATACAACACTGTGCAGCCACACATGATAAACAAGTTCCTCTGCTGTGCTCTCTCGCACTGGATATTCTGCAGGGGATTATCAGTCGGGTGAGGGAAGCTCTCAAGGATATAACACCTCCAGATAATGAGAATTCAGTGGTCGGTTTTATTCAGGCAGTTAAAGAGAAACTGGGTGATGAGATACAGATTCCACAGGAGACATTGGGAACAGTTACTTTTCAGTCTGATAAAATTAACCCACAGAACTTTAAACAAGAAATTGAAAGTTTTATCAGTAAAAATGATCTGactgaaagggttaatgattggGGTAAGGATATTGCTGGGAAAATCACTGCTCTCCCCACAGATCCATCCAGTGAATTGTACACAATGTTAGGTGGCTGTGGGGAGCAATGTCCCTTCTGTGGTGTCCTGTGTGACTGTACAAACAGGGAGCACTCACAGCACAGTGCTGAATATCACCGGAGCCAAGGGCTCAGTGGATGCAAAAACATTAATACTGAGGAACTAATATCAGAGAATTGTACAATTCTGATTGCTGGTGATGATTGTTTCAAGAATAAAGACACTGACGGAAAATGGATTCCTTACAAGAACTACAGAACTGTCAATGACAAGTACAGTTGCTGGAATATTCCTGCCGATACCAGCATCGAAACATCAGCCTATTGGAAATGGGTTTTGTCCAAATACAACGAACAGTTCGCTAAAACACACTCAGCAAAACCAGCAAGTGACATTTCCAGTTGGAAGATATCCTGGGCTAACGTTAAAACAGACATTGAAGATAAATACAATGTGAAGATTGACGAGTTCCACTAA